In Cystobacter ferrugineus, one DNA window encodes the following:
- a CDS encoding DUF3006 domain-containing protein: MRLMGAMSGVACGTPEGAVQVEVLEDEVAQVVPMGGGEARVVPRSTLPRDVREGDVVREGRVDRDVGARLAREVAEWRARLAVSVPDRLDLDPGAPESLTERKEY, translated from the coding sequence ATGAGGCTCATGGGAGCGATGAGTGGGGTGGCGTGTGGCACGCCGGAAGGAGCGGTCCAGGTGGAGGTGTTGGAGGACGAGGTGGCACAGGTCGTCCCCATGGGGGGCGGCGAGGCCCGGGTGGTGCCGCGCTCCACGCTGCCCCGGGATGTCCGGGAAGGAGACGTGGTGCGCGAGGGCCGCGTGGACAGGGACGTGGGAGCCCGGCTCGCGCGGGAGGTGGCCGAGTGGCGGGCCCGTCTGGCCGTCAGCGTACCTGACAGGCTGGACCTCGACCCAGGAGCCCCTGAGTCGTTGACGGAGCGGAAGGAATATTGA
- the radC gene encoding RadC family protein, translated as MERRAVLEAVGREVSAGEGSVRDRPGEVDDSRERLFRLGASALTDPELLGVLLGGGARMRALAETLLAMQGGLKALVQQEPRELSARPGMGAARTAQMLAALEWGRRAQRVRERRPRLRTPREIFTYLAPHLSALRREVFHVLCFNARNVLLLDARVAEGTINACMVDPREVFAAAITSRATAIVLAHNHPSGDPEPSGQDLSLTAQLIEAGRVLGIKVLDHVVIGDGSYSSLVERGELPRVGGEKASWGMAGEHG; from the coding sequence ATGGAACGGCGGGCGGTGTTGGAGGCGGTGGGGCGGGAGGTCTCCGCGGGGGAGGGGTCGGTGAGGGACAGGCCCGGGGAGGTGGATGACTCCCGGGAGCGTCTCTTCCGGTTGGGGGCGTCGGCCCTCACCGACCCGGAACTCCTGGGCGTGTTGTTGGGAGGGGGAGCGCGCATGCGAGCGCTGGCCGAGACGCTGCTCGCCATGCAGGGGGGACTCAAGGCGCTGGTGCAGCAGGAGCCGCGGGAGCTGAGCGCGCGGCCCGGAATGGGCGCGGCGCGCACGGCCCAGATGCTGGCGGCGCTGGAGTGGGGACGCCGGGCGCAGCGCGTCCGTGAGCGCCGGCCGAGGCTGCGCACCCCGAGGGAAATCTTCACGTACCTGGCGCCGCACCTGAGCGCGCTGCGGCGCGAGGTCTTCCACGTGCTGTGCTTCAACGCGCGCAACGTGCTGCTGCTGGACGCGCGGGTGGCCGAGGGCACCATCAACGCGTGCATGGTGGACCCGCGCGAGGTGTTCGCCGCGGCCATCACCTCTCGCGCCACGGCCATCGTGCTGGCGCACAACCATCCCTCGGGGGATCCGGAGCCCTCCGGGCAGGACCTGAGCCTCACCGCGCAGCTCATCGAGGCGGGCCGGGTGCTGGGCATCAAGGTGTTGGACCACGTGGTGATTGGGGATGGGAGCTACAGCTCGCTGGTGGAGCGGGGGGAGCTGCCGCGGGTGGGTGGGGAGAAGGCGTCATGGGGCATGGCGGGAGAGCATGGATGA
- a CDS encoding M18 family aminopeptidase: MTASVSATDAAAQDLLAFIDASPTPYHAVAEASRRLTARGYRALDEREPWDLKPGDKFFVTRGDTSIAAFHLGQTPVDRAGFRLVGAHTDSPNLRVKPQPQAGRAGYHQLGVEVYGGVLFSTWMDRDLSLAGRVVTAREGKLAHHLVDFRRPLLRIPNLAIHLNRSVNTEGLKLNAQDHLVPVLALERSGAVDLKALLVEELARHSVQASAGDILGYDLCLYDTQPSTRSGAFGEFLHAPRLDNLASSHAGLSALLELESPGAATRGVVLYDHEECGSVSAQGAASPFLKDLLERITHAHSDGRRDAFHRAMRHSFLVSADMAHAVHPNYASMHEPKHQPLLGGGPVIKSNVNQSYATDGETWAWFALCCREAGVVPQNFVTRTDLGCGSTIGPISAGELGIRTVDVGSPMLSMHSIREMAAAADVAAMISVLRQHYSR, encoded by the coding sequence ATGACCGCTTCCGTTTCCGCTACCGACGCCGCCGCCCAGGACCTGCTGGCCTTCATCGATGCCTCGCCCACGCCCTACCACGCCGTGGCCGAGGCGAGCCGCCGCCTCACCGCCCGGGGCTACCGTGCCCTGGACGAGCGCGAGCCCTGGGACTTGAAGCCCGGTGACAAGTTCTTCGTCACCCGGGGCGATACCAGCATCGCCGCCTTCCACCTGGGCCAGACGCCCGTGGACCGCGCGGGCTTCCGCCTCGTGGGGGCCCACACCGACTCGCCCAACCTGCGCGTCAAGCCCCAGCCCCAGGCGGGACGCGCCGGCTACCACCAGCTCGGCGTGGAGGTGTATGGCGGCGTGCTCTTCAGCACGTGGATGGATCGGGATCTGTCACTCGCCGGCCGCGTGGTGACGGCCAGGGAGGGGAAGCTCGCGCACCACCTGGTGGACTTCCGCCGCCCGCTCTTGCGCATCCCCAACCTCGCCATCCACCTCAACCGCTCCGTCAACACCGAGGGACTCAAGCTCAACGCGCAGGATCACCTGGTGCCGGTGCTCGCCCTGGAGCGCTCGGGGGCGGTGGACTTGAAGGCGCTGCTCGTCGAGGAGCTGGCGCGCCACTCCGTCCAGGCCAGCGCGGGGGACATCCTCGGCTATGACCTGTGCCTCTACGACACGCAGCCCTCCACCCGCTCGGGCGCGTTCGGCGAGTTCCTCCATGCGCCGCGCCTGGACAACCTGGCCAGCAGCCACGCGGGCCTGTCCGCGCTGCTGGAGCTGGAGTCGCCGGGGGCGGCCACCCGGGGCGTCGTCCTCTATGATCACGAGGAGTGCGGCAGCGTGAGCGCCCAGGGCGCCGCGTCCCCCTTCTTGAAGGATCTGCTCGAGCGCATCACCCATGCGCACTCGGATGGACGGCGCGACGCGTTCCACCGCGCCATGCGCCACTCCTTCCTGGTGTCGGCGGACATGGCGCACGCGGTGCATCCCAACTACGCGTCCATGCACGAGCCCAAGCACCAGCCGCTCTTGGGCGGGGGACCCGTCATCAAGTCCAACGTCAACCAGTCCTACGCCACCGATGGCGAGACGTGGGCCTGGTTCGCCCTGTGCTGCCGGGAGGCGGGGGTGGTGCCGCAGAACTTCGTCACGCGCACGGACCTGGGCTGTGGCAGCACCATCGGTCCCATCTCCGCGGGCGAGCTGGGCATCCGCACCGTGGACGTGGGCAGCCCCATGCTCTCCATGCACTCCATCCGCGAGATGGCCGCCGCGGCGGACGTGGCGGCGATGATCTCCGTGCTGCGCCAGCACTATTCGCGCTGA
- a CDS encoding Crp/Fnr family transcriptional regulator, with protein sequence MSYTELLLQVPLFSSLEPGDLEQLSARLRPRRLGAGEVLFHRGDMGTDLYIIHEGEVTIRLSAADGKEVSLALLGRGDAFGELALLDDAPRSTDAVARKDTELLSLQREPFRQFLQERPQVLPPLLAELSQLVRRVTRTVHDTSFLDARARLARVLLDLAQSRGRPGAQGVAISPRLTQSELANLCGLTRESTNRWLRFYAREGLLTYEDGVITLLDPEDLSLNAE encoded by the coding sequence ATGTCCTACACGGAACTCCTCTTGCAGGTTCCCCTCTTTTCCTCCCTGGAGCCGGGTGACCTGGAGCAGCTCTCCGCCCGGCTCCGCCCCCGAAGGCTGGGCGCCGGGGAGGTGCTCTTCCACCGGGGGGACATGGGCACGGACCTGTACATCATCCACGAGGGCGAGGTGACCATCCGCCTGAGCGCGGCGGACGGCAAGGAGGTCTCCCTGGCGCTGTTGGGCCGGGGAGATGCCTTCGGGGAGCTGGCGCTGCTCGACGACGCCCCCCGCTCCACGGACGCCGTGGCGCGCAAGGACACGGAGCTGTTGAGCCTCCAACGAGAGCCCTTCCGGCAGTTCCTCCAGGAGCGCCCCCAGGTGCTCCCCCCGCTGCTGGCCGAGCTGAGCCAGCTCGTGCGGCGGGTCACCCGGACGGTGCACGACACGAGCTTCCTGGACGCGCGGGCCCGGCTGGCGCGGGTGCTGTTGGACCTGGCCCAGAGCCGGGGCAGGCCCGGCGCCCAGGGGGTGGCCATCTCTCCCCGGCTGACCCAGAGCGAGCTGGCCAACCTGTGCGGCCTCACGCGCGAGAGCACCAACCGGTGGCTGCGCTTCTATGCCCGCGAGGGGCTGCTCACCTACGAGGATGGCGTCATCACCCTGTTGGACCCGGAGGACCTGAGCCTCAACGCCGAATGA
- a CDS encoding adenylate/guanylate cyclase domain-containing protein yields the protein MNPGLLDERVFDLPEGATTIGRTQESTLCVLHMSLSRRHARLERQGARVLLTDLDSKNGTLVDEVRLEKFTPRELKEGESFRCGEVRFTLVSPMGSVPLAPTQVQPLHTQFSPAAMDELLERSPESSSGSALRVKRASHESRANEKLQVLLKVSQMLSSPGQIETLLERILDLVFQIMDVDRVAILLVDPSTGMLRPRVARVSTGEAPEGAFYSQRIVDYVRTHSLAALFSDAWMDPRLNDAASVVLQSIRASMCAPLKPRDEVLGVLYVDNLSRADGFSQEDLEFLTAFANQAAIALDNSLLAQKLAEEAVLRNAYARFFPPATLRKLTMARGGPLETIETEVTVLFSDISGFTALSSSLEPRQVVDLLNDYFPVMADIVFRYEGTLEKYIGDALMAVWGAPFAHPDDATRAVRAAVEMQRALAGLNARWRERGWPELRIHVGLNTGRVAAGNIGSEQYLQYATIGDATNVASRVCSAAAEGEIFMSQATYERWLERDWNVTPLPPTLVKGKLEPLTLYRVEWNAPPPEWS from the coding sequence GTGAACCCAGGACTGTTGGACGAGCGGGTCTTCGACTTGCCGGAGGGCGCCACGACCATCGGCCGTACGCAGGAGAGCACCCTGTGTGTGCTGCACATGAGCCTGTCGCGGCGGCACGCGCGGCTCGAGCGCCAGGGAGCGCGTGTCCTGCTGACGGACCTGGACAGCAAGAACGGGACGTTGGTGGACGAGGTGCGCCTGGAGAAGTTCACGCCTCGTGAGCTGAAGGAGGGGGAGTCCTTCCGGTGTGGCGAGGTGCGGTTCACGCTGGTGTCCCCGATGGGGAGCGTGCCGTTGGCGCCCACGCAGGTGCAGCCGCTGCACACCCAGTTCTCTCCCGCGGCCATGGACGAGCTGCTGGAGCGCTCCCCCGAGTCCTCCTCGGGCTCGGCGCTCCGGGTGAAGCGCGCGTCGCACGAGAGCCGGGCCAACGAGAAGCTCCAGGTGTTGCTCAAGGTGAGCCAGATGTTGTCCTCGCCCGGGCAGATCGAGACGCTGCTCGAGCGCATCCTGGACCTGGTCTTCCAGATCATGGACGTGGACCGGGTGGCCATCCTGCTGGTGGATCCCTCCACGGGCATGTTGCGTCCGCGAGTGGCGCGGGTGTCCACGGGAGAGGCGCCCGAGGGGGCGTTCTACAGCCAGCGCATCGTCGACTACGTGCGCACCCACAGCTTGGCGGCGCTCTTCTCGGACGCGTGGATGGACCCCCGGCTCAACGACGCCGCCTCGGTGGTGTTGCAGTCCATCCGGGCCTCCATGTGCGCCCCGCTCAAGCCCCGCGACGAGGTGTTGGGCGTGTTGTACGTGGACAACCTGTCGCGCGCCGATGGCTTCAGCCAGGAGGATCTGGAGTTCCTCACCGCCTTCGCCAACCAGGCCGCCATCGCGCTGGACAACTCGCTCCTGGCGCAGAAGCTGGCGGAAGAGGCCGTGCTGCGCAACGCCTACGCGCGCTTCTTTCCCCCGGCCACGCTCCGGAAGCTGACCATGGCGCGGGGCGGGCCCCTGGAGACGATCGAGACCGAGGTGACGGTGCTCTTCTCGGACATCAGCGGCTTCACCGCGCTCTCCTCGTCGCTCGAGCCCCGGCAGGTGGTGGATCTGCTCAACGACTACTTCCCGGTGATGGCGGACATCGTCTTCCGGTACGAGGGGACGTTGGAGAAGTACATCGGAGACGCGTTGATGGCGGTGTGGGGCGCGCCCTTCGCGCATCCGGACGACGCGACGCGGGCGGTACGCGCGGCCGTGGAGATGCAGCGGGCACTGGCGGGGTTGAACGCGCGCTGGCGCGAGCGGGGCTGGCCCGAGCTGCGCATCCACGTGGGGCTGAACACGGGCCGGGTGGCGGCGGGCAACATCGGCTCCGAGCAGTACCTGCAGTACGCCACCATCGGTGACGCCACCAACGTCGCCAGCCGGGTGTGCTCCGCGGCGGCCGAGGGGGAAATCTTCATGAGCCAGGCGACCTACGAGCGCTGGCTCGAGCGCGACTGGAACGTCACCCCCCTGCCTCCCACCCTCGTGAAGGGCAAGCTGGAGCCCCTCACGCTCTACCGGGTGGAGTGGAACGCCCCTCCGCCCGAGTGGTCCTGA
- a CDS encoding ATP-binding protein: MRVLLVPSASIDLSSVELLVRQLGMTPTRRSDDESAIAAFRQSPFPLVLLGMDDEGDRIVLVRALRASPNGAQAAIVLVARPEQLEGLASMIDAGVDDFLMLPLDETAAMLRLQLAERRLAERPAPLPENFELDGLCAVLLRESPLATCITTREGNAFVEVNEAFTRLFGYSREEMLWRTARDLDLWESPIEQERLAARMREQGMVRGVESRVRTKSGELRDVLVYVGIAEYAGTPHIVTLFPDVTERKLMQARLQLADRMASVGTLAAGVAHEINNPLAYVLANLGYANGELSRQLARGAPGVLQPVSTALGEALHGAERVQTIVGDLKTFSRESTSEQFHAVNVRKVLDSTLNLAAAEIRHRAKLVKNYGEDVPPIHGNESRLGQVFLNLLVNAVQSLPSDGDAEQHEIRVTTRLDASGQVAVEIADTGAGIAPELMGRIFDPFFTTKPPGVGTGLGLSICHNLITAMGGELHVFSDLGRGTTFQVRMPSSREPIVPALLEPVPEYSGGPRGRVLVIDDEPLLCSALERILRPHHDVVFTTLAAEVLPRLEAGERFDLILCDLMMPRMNGMDFHAALHRLRPELTGRVIFLTGGAFTPQAKAFLERVPNRRVEKPFNARTLLEITREVLTSAG; encoded by the coding sequence ATGAGGGTCCTGCTGGTTCCATCCGCGAGCATCGATCTGTCGTCCGTGGAGCTGCTGGTGCGCCAGCTCGGGATGACGCCCACCCGGCGAAGCGACGACGAATCCGCCATCGCCGCCTTCCGCCAGTCCCCCTTCCCCCTGGTGCTCCTGGGAATGGATGACGAGGGAGACCGCATCGTGCTCGTGCGCGCGCTCCGGGCCTCTCCCAATGGGGCCCAGGCCGCCATCGTGCTGGTGGCCCGCCCCGAGCAGCTCGAGGGGCTCGCGTCGATGATCGACGCCGGGGTGGACGACTTCCTGATGCTGCCCCTGGACGAGACGGCGGCGATGCTCCGGTTGCAGCTCGCCGAGCGCCGCCTGGCCGAGCGGCCCGCGCCCCTGCCGGAGAACTTCGAGCTGGATGGGCTGTGCGCGGTGCTGCTGCGCGAGAGCCCCCTGGCCACCTGCATCACCACGCGCGAGGGCAATGCCTTCGTCGAGGTGAACGAGGCCTTCACGCGGCTGTTCGGCTACTCGCGCGAGGAGATGCTCTGGCGCACGGCGCGCGACCTGGACTTGTGGGAATCACCCATCGAGCAGGAGCGGCTGGCGGCGCGCATGCGCGAGCAGGGCATGGTGCGCGGGGTGGAGTCGCGCGTGCGCACCAAGAGCGGGGAGCTGCGCGACGTGCTCGTCTACGTGGGCATCGCCGAGTACGCGGGCACGCCGCACATCGTGACGCTCTTCCCGGACGTCACCGAGCGCAAGCTGATGCAGGCGCGGCTGCAACTGGCCGACCGCATGGCGTCGGTGGGCACGCTGGCGGCCGGCGTGGCGCACGAAATCAACAACCCGCTGGCGTACGTGCTGGCCAACCTCGGCTATGCCAACGGCGAGCTGTCGCGGCAGCTCGCGCGGGGAGCGCCCGGGGTGCTCCAGCCCGTGAGCACGGCGCTCGGCGAGGCGCTGCATGGCGCCGAGCGGGTGCAGACCATCGTCGGCGACCTCAAGACGTTCTCGCGCGAGTCGACCTCCGAGCAGTTCCACGCGGTGAACGTGCGCAAGGTGCTGGACTCCACGCTCAACCTGGCGGCCGCGGAGATCCGCCATCGGGCGAAGCTGGTGAAGAACTACGGGGAGGATGTCCCCCCGATCCACGGCAACGAGTCCCGCCTGGGCCAGGTGTTCCTCAACCTGCTGGTCAACGCCGTGCAGTCGCTGCCCTCGGATGGAGACGCGGAGCAGCACGAAATCCGCGTCACCACGCGCCTGGACGCCAGTGGCCAGGTGGCGGTGGAGATCGCCGACACCGGAGCGGGCATCGCCCCGGAGTTGATGGGCCGCATCTTCGATCCCTTCTTCACCACCAAGCCGCCCGGCGTGGGCACGGGCCTGGGCCTGTCCATCTGCCACAACCTCATCACCGCGATGGGCGGGGAGCTGCACGTGTTCAGCGACCTGGGCCGGGGCACCACCTTCCAGGTGCGGATGCCCTCCTCGCGCGAGCCCATCGTGCCCGCGCTGCTCGAGCCCGTCCCGGAGTACAGCGGAGGGCCGCGGGGCCGCGTGCTGGTCATCGACGACGAGCCCCTCTTGTGCTCGGCGCTCGAGCGCATCCTCCGGCCCCACCACGACGTGGTGTTCACCACGCTGGCGGCCGAGGTACTGCCCCGGCTGGAGGCCGGCGAGCGCTTCGATCTCATCCTGTGTGACTTGATGATGCCGCGGATGAACGGCATGGACTTCCACGCGGCGCTGCACCGGCTGCGGCCGGAGCTCACCGGCCGGGTCATCTTCCTCACCGGAGGCGCCTTCACCCCGCAGGCCAAGGCCTTCCTGGAGCGGGTGCCCAACCGCCGGGTGGAGAAGCCCTTCAACGCGCGCACGCTGCTGGAGATCACCCGCGAGGTGCTCACCTCCGCGGGGTGA
- a CDS encoding DUSAM domain-containing protein gives MSDEINWDRIWDLAQRVLERSEPLELSDDTRALLLKSAREVAISAQEADDALRGLPTATTLLREIRQRIRDGSYRLGKAEDRVEELQEKGDFNGAFHVIRDVLAVEVVPLYRRHAEILLDELTGLADVLATGRLNPDLHDRQQLAVLAQRIQRGHALELTDDLRALLRQTAPTAAISEAETEEALKSPDGAEALMETILSRFRKSKRRFLNSMYRMTSLRDSGDIEGARQQMRDVLAVEIVPQYRRMAEEQLRGLDSPPPES, from the coding sequence GTGTCCGACGAAATCAACTGGGACCGCATTTGGGATTTGGCTCAGCGGGTACTGGAACGTAGCGAGCCGCTGGAGCTTTCGGATGATACCCGGGCCCTGTTGCTCAAGAGCGCCCGAGAGGTGGCTATCAGCGCGCAGGAGGCGGATGATGCTCTGCGCGGTCTGCCCACCGCGACAACCCTGCTAAGGGAGATTCGCCAACGCATCCGGGATGGATCGTACCGGCTCGGCAAGGCTGAAGACCGGGTGGAGGAACTTCAAGAGAAAGGGGACTTCAACGGAGCATTCCACGTCATACGTGACGTGCTCGCCGTGGAGGTTGTCCCCCTCTACCGGAGGCATGCCGAAATCCTGCTCGACGAATTGACTGGGCTCGCGGACGTTCTCGCAACCGGGCGGCTCAATCCGGACCTTCACGACCGGCAACAACTCGCCGTTCTCGCGCAACGCATCCAGCGGGGTCATGCCCTGGAACTCACCGACGACCTACGCGCTCTTCTACGCCAGACCGCCCCCACGGCGGCTATCAGCGAGGCCGAGACGGAAGAGGCCCTGAAGAGTCCGGATGGCGCCGAGGCCTTGATGGAGACGATTCTCTCTCGCTTCCGGAAGAGCAAGCGCCGATTCTTGAATTCGATGTACCGGATGACGAGCCTCCGGGATTCGGGTGACATCGAAGGTGCCCGCCAGCAGATGCGTGACGTGCTGGCCGTGGAGATCGTGCCGCAATACCGCCGGATGGCCGAGGAGCAGCTAAGGGGCCTCGACAGTCCGCCCCCGGAGTCGTGA
- a CDS encoding DUF2381 family protein has protein sequence MRNFLPPGSALFLVLVASVAMARERIPSVRSVYVRNSEWETANQLFVTRDVTTVLRFQQSCTEAGTKMLGWEGRFEPVQCAGKRVLVEPIQKLEPEDRFLLVVRLADGTEVPFTVSGSSWKEGEWPDQQVNVFLKPDDPDALRNQLEESKARERELWEQLRVESFTGSSENHTLAALLTQGAVRFTPFVFRKAWIFKNEDSNIQASVLTDGKEKVAVLFRVTNKASSNPWRLMDARLFVLPPGFQPPLFVGEARPFALRTDKKVIPPGETGFVAVVADKSVFDPPRGPSNLTLGIFRHDGMLAAHVTLDRRLFKK, from the coding sequence ATGCGGAACTTCTTACCTCCCGGGTCTGCCCTGTTTCTCGTCCTAGTAGCGTCCGTAGCCATGGCCAGGGAACGCATCCCCTCGGTCCGGAGCGTATACGTTCGGAATAGCGAGTGGGAGACGGCCAATCAGTTGTTCGTGACTCGTGACGTGACGACCGTTCTCCGGTTCCAGCAGTCGTGCACCGAGGCCGGAACCAAGATGCTGGGCTGGGAAGGTCGTTTTGAGCCTGTGCAGTGTGCCGGCAAACGGGTGCTTGTCGAGCCAATCCAAAAGCTTGAGCCCGAGGATCGGTTTCTCCTGGTGGTGAGGCTCGCGGATGGAACCGAAGTGCCTTTTACCGTTTCCGGGTCGAGTTGGAAGGAGGGAGAGTGGCCTGATCAACAGGTCAACGTGTTCTTGAAACCGGACGACCCGGATGCACTTCGTAATCAGTTGGAGGAATCCAAGGCGAGAGAGCGTGAGCTTTGGGAGCAGCTCAGGGTTGAGAGCTTTACGGGGTCGTCTGAAAACCACACCCTCGCGGCTCTCCTTACGCAAGGCGCGGTGAGGTTCACGCCATTTGTGTTTCGTAAAGCCTGGATCTTCAAGAATGAGGATTCAAACATTCAAGCTAGCGTTCTTACCGATGGCAAGGAAAAGGTGGCGGTTCTGTTTCGTGTGACAAACAAAGCTTCCTCCAATCCTTGGAGATTGATGGACGCTCGCCTATTTGTGCTGCCACCGGGGTTCCAGCCCCCGTTGTTCGTCGGTGAAGCAAGGCCGTTTGCCCTACGAACGGACAAAAAGGTGATTCCTCCTGGCGAAACAGGATTTGTTGCTGTTGTCGCGGATAAGAGCGTGTTTGACCCACCACGGGGCCCCAGCAATCTTACCCTAGGAATTTTTCGCCACGATGGGATGCTGGCGGCGCATGTGACGCTGGATCGTAGGCTCTTCAAGAAGTAA
- a CDS encoding S1 family peptidase: MPAVDTGLSAVRDAATSTLVTLDMPNRRGVGFVATPAGQLVTNLHMVAGCEDISALLADGRLLQVEQVIAFDEKHDLAVLQLPVANLPALRLESGMLPVEGDPLFILHPAPGAPPFLLETRVRSEQVLDESFTFLELEAVLPEDISGSPVLDATGAWIGVATCAFADGRPVTIVIPSRYVLPLLERTDALPLSTLGLARPAASRQRQIPTHSLSLLEGCAPDVLEEVAYTLLRTIQLGAPLYNRGDAASCYRLYAHTVERLIRERPDCPGVQEALRHGMERCARLQGADACAWALRDTLDGLLSVIGRWLQAQSALAYRAAPKAYLQ; this comes from the coding sequence ATGCCCGCCGTCGACACCGGCCTGTCCGCCGTCCGGGACGCCGCCACTTCCACGCTCGTGACCCTGGACATGCCCAACCGGCGGGGAGTCGGCTTCGTGGCCACCCCGGCGGGCCAGCTCGTCACCAACCTCCACATGGTGGCCGGCTGTGAGGACATCTCCGCGCTGCTCGCCGACGGGCGCCTGCTCCAGGTGGAGCAGGTCATCGCCTTCGATGAGAAGCATGACCTGGCCGTGCTCCAGCTCCCCGTGGCCAACTTGCCCGCCCTGCGGCTCGAGTCCGGGATGCTCCCCGTGGAAGGCGATCCCCTCTTCATCCTCCACCCCGCCCCGGGCGCTCCGCCCTTCCTCCTGGAGACCCGGGTGCGCTCGGAGCAGGTGCTCGACGAGAGTTTCACCTTCCTCGAACTGGAAGCCGTTCTGCCCGAGGACATCTCGGGCAGCCCGGTCCTGGATGCCACGGGCGCGTGGATTGGCGTGGCCACGTGTGCCTTTGCGGATGGGCGTCCGGTCACCATCGTCATCCCCTCGCGCTACGTCCTGCCGCTGCTGGAGCGCACGGACGCCCTGCCCCTGTCCACCCTCGGCCTCGCCAGGCCCGCGGCCTCCCGCCAGCGGCAGATCCCCACCCATTCCCTGTCCCTGCTGGAGGGGTGCGCCCCGGACGTGCTGGAGGAGGTGGCCTACACCCTCCTGCGCACCATCCAGCTCGGCGCGCCGCTCTACAACCGCGGGGACGCGGCCTCGTGCTACCGCCTGTATGCCCACACCGTCGAGCGCCTCATCCGCGAGCGCCCCGACTGTCCCGGCGTTCAGGAGGCCCTGCGCCACGGGATGGAGCGGTGCGCGCGGTTGCAGGGCGCGGACGCGTGCGCCTGGGCCCTGCGGGACACGCTCGACGGCCTGCTGAGCGTCATCGGCCGCTGGCTCCAGGCCCAGTCCGCGCTCGCCTACCGGGCGGCGCCCAAGGCTTATCTGCAATAG
- a CDS encoding cytochrome P450 has protein sequence MSGRINLLAPEIRANPYPAYAELRRNAPVSQVDPGGLWAVSRQEDVMHVFKNPQIFSSQGFRQAYRPPWISNYPLADSALVMDPPQHTQRRTLINRAFGTQVVTRIEPRVREFAQRIVQALPNGQEVNFVEHFSVLMPMYVLGDLLGLSTEVQPRLLSWVEWLGQFTGVGPADTERQEAVRATVNEARGHFEQVLAERRRNPGDDLISDLLRARVEGESLSDTDLLGFMFLLLVGGMETTIHLLSHSALRLQLQPELMRQLREQPSLVPRFIDEVLRHETPAHGVMRLTSEETVLGGVRLPKGARLLMLMGSANRDEAQHPDPDRFDMNRPSSNLPFGHGIHFCVGSQLARLEARLSLEALLSRFTRLTAGAQPIQWNSSLIVRGPARLPLVPHES, from the coding sequence ATGAGTGGACGCATCAACCTGCTTGCACCCGAGATCCGCGCCAATCCGTACCCCGCCTACGCGGAACTGCGCCGCAACGCCCCCGTGAGCCAGGTGGATCCCGGTGGACTGTGGGCCGTCTCACGGCAGGAGGACGTGATGCACGTCTTCAAGAACCCGCAGATCTTCTCCTCCCAGGGCTTCCGTCAGGCCTACCGCCCGCCCTGGATCTCCAACTACCCGCTCGCCGACTCGGCGCTGGTGATGGATCCCCCGCAGCACACGCAGCGGCGCACGCTCATCAACCGGGCGTTCGGCACCCAGGTCGTCACCCGCATCGAGCCGCGCGTGCGGGAGTTCGCCCAGCGCATCGTCCAGGCGCTGCCCAACGGGCAGGAGGTGAACTTCGTGGAGCACTTCTCGGTCCTCATGCCCATGTACGTGCTGGGCGATCTGCTCGGGCTGTCCACCGAGGTGCAACCGCGCCTGCTGAGCTGGGTGGAATGGCTCGGCCAGTTCACCGGCGTCGGCCCCGCGGACACCGAGCGCCAGGAGGCCGTGCGCGCCACGGTGAACGAGGCCCGGGGCCATTTCGAGCAGGTACTGGCGGAGCGCCGGCGCAACCCCGGGGATGATCTCATCAGCGACCTGCTGCGCGCGCGCGTCGAAGGCGAGAGCCTGTCGGACACGGATCTGCTCGGCTTCATGTTCCTGCTGCTCGTGGGAGGCATGGAAACGACGATCCACCTGCTGAGCCACTCGGCGCTGCGGCTGCAGCTCCAGCCGGAGCTGATGCGGCAGTTGCGCGAACAGCCCTCGCTCGTGCCGCGCTTCATCGACGAGGTGCTGCGCCACGAGACGCCCGCGCATGGCGTGATGCGGCTGACGAGCGAGGAGACGGTGCTGGGCGGGGTGCGGCTGCCCAAGGGCGCGCGGCTGCTGATGCTGATGGGCTCGGCCAACCGCGACGAGGCCCAGCACCCGGATCCGGACCGCTTCGACATGAACCGCCCCTCGAGCAACCTGCCCTTCGGGCACGGCATCCACTTCTGCGTCGGCTCCCAGCTCGCACGGCTGGAAGCACGGCTGTCCCTGGAGGCGCTGCTCTCCCGCTTCACCCGCCTGACCGCGGGCGCCCAGCCCATCCAGTGGAATAGCTCGCTCATCGTGCGCGGCCCCGCGCGGCTGCCCCTCGTGCCGCACGAGAGCTGA